From the Lolium rigidum isolate FL_2022 chromosome 2, APGP_CSIRO_Lrig_0.1, whole genome shotgun sequence genome, one window contains:
- the LOC124690056 gene encoding ubiquitin-like modifier-activating enzyme 5: NALDVRTYAPGVSEDAVSGHIQLLIPGETACFACAPPLVVASGVDERTLKRDGVCAASLPTTMGVVAGLLVQNALKYLLKFGQVSPYLGYNSLKDYFPTMEMRPNPQCSNLACLERQKEYMQSKPARDAAAKAKIEAEASAAIEYPVHIDNEWNISVVDDSDIALSSILRTATDNLPEGLLRELPHEDFYVEPPTPASSGAIDDDLEELQRQLDVLNSS, translated from the exons AATGCACTTGACGTGCGAACTTATGCACCAGGTGTTTCTGAAGACGCTGTTTCTGGCCATATACAGCTACTGATTCCTGGCGAAACTGCATGCTTTGCATGTGCTCCTCCATTG GTTGTAGCATCAGGAGTGGACGAGCGTACACTTAAGCGAGACGGTGTTTGTGCTGCCTCTTTGCCAACTACAATG GGTGTTGTTGCTGGCCTCCTGGTCCAGAATGCTCTGAAATATCTGTTGAAATTTGGACAAGTTTCTCCTTACTTG GGATATAATTCACTTAAGGATTATTTTCCAACAATGGAAATGAGACCAAATCCACAATGTTCAAATCTAGCATGTCTTGAGAGACAG AAAGAATATATGCAATCAAAACCTGCTAGAGATGCAGCAGCAAAGGCTAAGATAGAAGCTGAAGCATCTGCAGCAATCGAATACCCGGTTCACATAGACAATGAGTGGAACATTAG TGTTGTTGATGATAGTGACATAGCGCTGTCAAGCATTCTAAGGACTGCAACAG ACAACCTTCCAGAAGGCCTTCTCCGCGAACTTCCACATGAAGATTTCTATGTAGAGCCACCTACACCAGCTAGCTCTGGTGCTATCGATGATGATCTTGAGGAGCTTCAGCGGCAACTTGATGTCTTGAACTCATCTTGA